The following are encoded in a window of Panicum virgatum strain AP13 chromosome 5N, P.virgatum_v5, whole genome shotgun sequence genomic DNA:
- the LOC120675695 gene encoding uncharacterized protein LOC120675695: MASPRRRSLPLRFLLLIIPVPLFLVLVLLHRSTHPTATLLRIAGSGPSPDPRRFSLLIKLLAYDRPASLRRCLRSLAAADYDGDRVALHVLLDHRQPNSSLPSLAASHEILDFVDAFPWPHGEKRVHYRAANAGLQAQWIEAWWPGSDDEFAFVVEDDLQVSPLYYRFLKRVVVKYYYDRENYSPYVFGASLQRPRFVAGKHGNKIQLDSETRLFLYQMVGTWGQLLFPKPWKEFRLWYDEHKAKGLKPILQGMKTTGWYKKMGERIWTPWFIKFVHSRGYFNIYTNFLMERALSVSHRDAGVNYGKSVGPDSTLLDGKNLDFNLWELQPLKKLRWYDFCFDEVLPGRVVRKFSELVSVLKLVPLKSTVVLISLYSVEERFARNLICHLDKADMQNYIFLGDDSEFLDDIAHRGYPVINGIEFLQSIKMNGFVGSDDFAKQTLVKSYVIKACLDLGYNLWLLNGNMISLGTKLIEPSDQSADFFTADVGLVFIRSSLESKNAWSELTMSRVQTMCTSSEFSASLKQKSFVRMLTEVLASSAHARLGKLDEGIRVIELGPNTSSKSISEGQSDVLFWSHSMASDSVQKQLENMDLWLIDSDLSCSTVVCHQKQR; encoded by the exons ATGGcatcgccccgccgccgctccctcccgctccgcttcctcctcctcatcatccccgtccccctcttcctcgtcctcgtcctcctccaccgctccaCTCATCCCACCGCCACGCTCCTCCGCATCGCCGGCTCCGGCCCCAGCCCCGACCCCCGCCGCTTCTCCCTCCTCATCAAACTCCTCGCCTACGACCGCCCTGCCTCActccgccgctgcctccgctccctcgccgccgcggactaCGACGGGGACCGCGTCGcgctccacgtcctcctcgaccacCGCCAGCCCAACTCCTCGCTGccctccctcgccgcctcgcACGAGATCCTTGACTTCGTCGACGCGTTCCCGTGGCCGCACGGCGAGAAGCGCGTGCACTACCGCGCCGCCAACGCGGGGCTCCAGGCGCAGTGGATCGAGGCGTGGTGGCCCGGCTCCGACGACGAGTTCGCCTTCGTCGTGGAGGACGACCTCCAGGTCTCGCCGCTCTACTATAGATTCCTCAAGCGGGTCGTTGTGAAGTACTACTACGACCGTGAGAACTACAGCCCCTACGTGTTCGGCGCGTCGCTGCAGCGACCTCGGTTTGTTGCAG GTAAACATGGAAACAAGATACAGCTGGACAGTGAGACTCGGCTTTTCTTGTATCAGATGGTAGGTACCTGGGGCCAACTTCTCTTTCCAAAACCATGGAAAGAATTTCGACTATGGTACGATGAACACAAAGCCAAAGGACTCAAGCCTATTCTCCAAGGCATG AAAACTACAGGATGGTATAAAAAGATGGGTGAGAGAATATGGACCCCTTGGTTCATTAAATTTGTGCATTCACGAGGATACTTCAATATCTACACAAACTTCCTGATGGAAAGGGCTCTCAGTGTCTCTCATAGGGATGCAGGTGTGAACTATGGGAAAAGTGTTGGGCCAGATTCTACTTTGTTGGATGGGAAGAATCTTGATTTCAATTTATGGGAATTGCAGCCTCTAAAGAAGCTAAGGTGGTATGATTTTTGCTTTGATGAAGTTCTTCCAGGAAGAGTTGTTAGAAAATTTAGTGAACTTGTTTCCGTGCTCAAATTGGTGCCACTAAAAAGTACTGTTGTACTTATAAGTTTGTACTCAGTAGAAGAGAGATTTGCAAGAAACTTGATTTGCCATCTTGACAAGGCAGACATGCAGAACTACATTTTTCTTGGTGATGATTCAGAGTTTCTGGATGATATTGCTCATAGAGGATATCCCGTCATTAatggtattgaatttcttcagaGCATCAAAATGAATGGTTTTGTGGGCTCTGATGATTTTGCTAAGCAAACATTGGTTAAATCTTATGTGATAAAAGCTTGCTTGGACCTAGGCTATAATCTATGGCTGCTAAATGGGAATATGATTTCACTTGGCACTAAGTTGATCGAACCATCAGATCAGTCAGCTGACTTCTTTACAGCAGATGTAGGGTTGGTATTTATAAGGAGCTCACTGGAGTCGAAAAATGCTTGGAGTGAACTTACTATGTCGAGAGTTCAAACGATGTGTACTTCTAGTGAGTTTTCTGCTTCCCTCAAACAGAAGAGTTTTGTTCGTATGCTGACCGAAGTGTTGGCAAGCAGTGCTCATGCTAGACTGGGAAAACTGGATGAGGGGATCAGAGTTATTGAATTAGGGCCTAACACCTCAAGCAAATCAATATCAGAAGGTCAAAGTGATGTACTTTTCTGGTCTCACAGTATGGCTTCAGATTCAGTTCAAAAGCAACTTGAAAATATGGATTTATGGTTGATTGACTCAGATTTGTCTTGTAGCACTGTTGTTTGTCACCAAAAGCAGAGGTGA